A window of the Phycicoccus sp. M110.8 genome harbors these coding sequences:
- a CDS encoding GAF and ANTAR domain-containing protein, producing MTPSEYESPKGKPSAQDQGTAVDTDALAQQLADIARSLEAEPEPGAMLEQLVRAAVALIPGTDEGSLSVVQGRAEVSSRHATGDLPRQVDDLQTSTGQGPCLDAAFEEQTVRVPDMANEGRWPDFAPKAAQLGAASMLSFQLYVEGDNLGALNLYSRSVDAFTDESEHVGLLFASHAAIAFADAQKVQNLKVALASRDVIGQAKGILMERFKVTGDQAFMMLVTASHNSNRKVHDIAEELAMTGHIGRPR from the coding sequence ATGACGCCGTCTGAGTACGAGAGCCCGAAGGGGAAGCCGTCCGCGCAGGACCAAGGCACCGCCGTCGACACCGACGCCCTGGCCCAGCAGCTCGCGGACATCGCCCGGTCCCTGGAGGCGGAGCCCGAACCCGGTGCGATGTTGGAGCAGCTCGTTCGGGCCGCCGTCGCCCTCATCCCGGGCACCGATGAGGGGTCGCTGAGCGTGGTGCAGGGACGGGCTGAGGTGTCGTCCCGGCACGCGACCGGTGACCTGCCACGCCAGGTGGACGACCTGCAGACGTCGACCGGGCAGGGGCCGTGCCTGGACGCTGCGTTCGAGGAGCAGACAGTCCGCGTGCCGGACATGGCCAACGAGGGCCGGTGGCCTGACTTCGCACCCAAGGCGGCACAGTTGGGGGCCGCGAGCATGCTGTCGTTCCAGTTGTACGTCGAGGGTGACAACCTCGGGGCGCTGAACCTGTACAGCCGAAGCGTGGACGCGTTCACCGACGAGTCCGAGCACGTCGGGTTGCTGTTCGCCAGCCATGCCGCCATCGCGTTCGCGGACGCGCAGAAGGTGCAGAACCTCAAGGTCGCCCTGGCGTCCCGGGACGTCATCGGTCAGGCCAAGGGCATCCTGATGGAGCGGTTCAAAGTCACCGGGGACCAGGCGTTCATGATGCTGGTCACGGCCAGCCATAACAGCAACCGCAAGGTTCACGACATCGCTGAGGAGCTGGCCATGACCGGCCACATCGGCCGCCCACGCTGA